One region of Halomicrobium sp. LC1Hm genomic DNA includes:
- a CDS encoding acyl-CoA dehydrogenase family protein, with protein sequence MDFTLPDEHRMIRDSVREFCESEIEPIAQEIEDEHRFPAEVFDQLAELDVMGVPIDEKWGGLGGDQLMYALVTEELGRVSGSIGLSYAAHVSLASKPIELFGTDQQRERWLRPLAEGEYLGGWALTEPESGSDASDMSTTATRAGDEWVLDGTKQFITNASVAGSLVVKAVTEPGAGYDGISTFLVDPEADDGFEVTTEWEKMGLNASPTCEIRFDDCRIPADRLLGEPGDGWEQTKKTLDGGRISIAALSVGLAQGAFEAALEYAREREQFGQPIGEFDAVRDMLVEMDRKIERARLLTHKAATKYDQGEDVGRLSSMAKLDASEICREVAEDAVQVLGGYGYTTDFAPQRFYRDAKLMEIGEGTSEIQRLVLGRELGL encoded by the coding sequence ATGGACTTTACCCTCCCAGACGAACACCGGATGATTCGCGATTCGGTCCGGGAGTTCTGCGAGTCCGAGATCGAACCCATCGCCCAGGAGATCGAGGACGAGCACCGCTTCCCCGCCGAGGTCTTCGACCAGCTGGCCGAACTCGACGTGATGGGGGTTCCCATCGACGAGAAGTGGGGCGGACTCGGCGGCGACCAACTCATGTACGCCCTCGTGACCGAGGAACTGGGCCGAGTGTCCGGTTCGATCGGGCTCTCCTACGCCGCCCACGTCTCGCTGGCCTCGAAGCCGATCGAGCTGTTCGGCACGGACCAACAGCGCGAGCGCTGGCTCCGGCCCCTGGCCGAGGGCGAGTATCTGGGGGGCTGGGCGCTGACCGAGCCAGAGAGCGGGAGCGACGCCAGCGACATGAGCACGACCGCGACCAGAGCGGGCGACGAGTGGGTCCTCGACGGCACCAAGCAGTTCATCACCAACGCCTCGGTCGCGGGCTCGCTCGTCGTCAAGGCCGTCACCGAACCGGGTGCGGGCTACGACGGCATCTCGACCTTCCTCGTCGATCCCGAGGCCGACGACGGGTTCGAAGTGACGACGGAGTGGGAGAAGATGGGGCTGAACGCGTCCCCGACCTGCGAGATCCGCTTCGACGACTGCCGGATTCCGGCAGACCGGCTCCTCGGCGAGCCCGGCGACGGCTGGGAGCAGACGAAGAAGACGCTCGACGGCGGGCGTATCTCTATCGCCGCCCTCTCCGTGGGACTGGCACAGGGCGCGTTCGAAGCCGCCCTCGAATACGCCAGAGAGCGCGAGCAGTTCGGCCAGCCCATCGGCGAGTTCGACGCCGTCCGAGACATGCTCGTCGAGATGGATCGCAAGATCGAACGCGCCCGTCTGTTGACCCACAAGGCCGCGACCAAGTACGATCAGGGCGAGGACGTGGGACGCCTCTCCTCGATGGCCAAGCTCGACGCCAGCGAGATCTGCCGGGAGGTCGCCGAGGACGCCGTCCAGGTGCTCGGTGGCTACGGCTACACGACCGACTTCGCGCCCCAGCGGTTCTACCGGGACGCCAAGCTGATGGAGATCGGCGAGGGGACCAGCGAGATCCAGCGGCTCGTGCTGGGACGTGAACTGGGACTGTAA
- a CDS encoding zinc ribbon domain-containing protein, producing MSESTSRSVECPLCGEAFDPTAAGGWCTNSECGEWQYDGEIEAATDDEPEAETGEDDPEGDAVSDNPLFGDDELDLEDPTDSQPDAEPDDSPLGDDAASEPADTADGATDTASEPADTADGATDTATDEPERQSTEDTDDAPEPGDAVDEAVDETSEPADTVDEGSVETSEPDEAVTLGSCPECDTAVDPSDAFCPGCGADLDAHRTADEDEDETTLDACPECGSDVGPDDAFCASCGEDLDAHRGADETTLDACPGCGSDIEPDDAFCASCGEDLDAHRGSDASGTVAPSRLALSAYGQSVVVGDDETVGREIRSLLADAGEDDDTSVLIHREHVRFVREDDQFSVVDLGDNPTELNGTRLSKGDREPIGPGDELRLSDVVSLDVETP from the coding sequence ATGTCAGAAAGTACCAGTAGGTCGGTCGAATGTCCGCTGTGTGGCGAAGCGTTCGATCCGACCGCTGCAGGGGGGTGGTGTACGAACTCGGAGTGTGGCGAGTGGCAGTACGACGGGGAGATCGAGGCGGCCACGGACGACGAGCCCGAGGCCGAGACGGGGGAGGACGACCCGGAGGGCGACGCCGTCAGCGACAACCCGCTGTTCGGCGACGACGAGCTGGACCTCGAAGATCCGACGGACTCGCAGCCAGACGCCGAGCCGGACGACTCGCCGCTGGGCGACGACGCAGCGAGCGAGCCCGCGGATACCGCGGACGGGGCGACCGACACGGCTAGCGAGCCCGCAGACACCGCGGACGGGGCGACCGACACGGCGACAGACGAACCAGAGCGCCAGAGCACCGAGGACACCGACGACGCGCCGGAACCGGGCGACGCCGTCGACGAAGCGGTCGACGAGACGAGCGAGCCCGCCGACACCGTCGACGAGGGGAGCGTAGAGACGAGCGAGCCCGACGAGGCGGTGACGCTGGGAAGCTGTCCCGAGTGTGACACCGCCGTCGATCCGTCCGACGCCTTCTGTCCGGGCTGTGGTGCGGATCTGGACGCCCACCGCACCGCCGACGAAGACGAGGACGAGACGACCCTCGACGCCTGTCCGGAGTGTGGCAGCGACGTGGGTCCCGACGACGCCTTCTGTGCGTCGTGTGGCGAGGATCTGGACGCCCACCGCGGCGCGGACGAGACGACCCTCGACGCCTGTCCCGGCTGTGGGAGCGATATCGAGCCCGACGACGCCTTCTGTGCGTCCTGCGGTGAAGATCTGGACGCCCACCGCGGGAGCGACGCGAGCGGGACCGTCGCTCCGTCTCGACTCGCGCTCTCCGCGTACGGGCAGTCCGTCGTCGTCGGCGACGACGAGACCGTCGGTCGAGAGATCCGGTCGCTGCTCGCCGACGCCGGGGAGGACGACGACACGTCCGTGCTGATCCACCGCGAACACGTCCGCTTCGTGCGCGAAGACGACCAGTTCTCCGTGGTCGATCTCGGCGACAATCCCACCGAACTCAACGGCACTCGGCTGTCGAAGGGCGATCGAGAGCCGATCGGTCCCGGCGACGAACTCCGTCTGTCGGACGTGGTCTCGCTCGACGTCGAGACGCCCTGA
- a CDS encoding RIO1 family regulatory kinase/ATPase, with protein MAFRRFLRGRVPWETLEGVAGEMCERYDEPSVRVEFLDADNWLSTPMAVDDRWFVKLITEQNSLVHALLTAGRNLGAFSSGTEGFFEHFGTPYEMADHELAATRTMRELGVNAPEPIEAFEYEGHGVLVLEYIPDFAVLEDLSDETASDLAPVVFDFLHRMHDAGLAHGDFRAENVLVADGELYFIDATNVRDGAIDDARSYDLACALGALTPLTGGRRAVDAAADHYTPTELLAAREFLDFVNIRPDHDFEAAGLKGEIEKLAEQ; from the coding sequence ATGGCGTTTCGACGGTTCCTGCGCGGTCGCGTCCCCTGGGAGACCCTGGAGGGCGTCGCCGGGGAGATGTGCGAGCGGTACGACGAGCCGTCGGTTCGCGTCGAGTTCCTCGACGCGGACAACTGGCTGTCGACCCCGATGGCCGTCGACGATCGCTGGTTCGTGAAGCTGATCACCGAGCAAAACTCCCTGGTCCACGCGCTGTTGACCGCCGGCCGGAACCTCGGGGCCTTCTCCTCGGGGACCGAAGGCTTCTTCGAGCACTTCGGGACGCCCTACGAGATGGCCGACCACGAGCTGGCGGCGACCCGGACCATGCGCGAGCTGGGAGTGAACGCGCCCGAGCCGATCGAGGCCTTCGAGTACGAGGGCCACGGGGTGCTCGTACTGGAGTACATCCCCGACTTCGCCGTCCTCGAAGATCTGTCGGACGAGACCGCGAGCGACCTCGCACCGGTCGTCTTCGACTTTCTCCACCGGATGCACGACGCGGGGCTCGCACACGGGGACTTCCGGGCCGAGAACGTCCTCGTCGCCGACGGCGAACTGTACTTCATCGACGCGACGAACGTCCGTGACGGTGCGATCGACGACGCCCGATCCTACGATCTCGCGTGTGCCCTGGGTGCGTTGACGCCCCTGACCGGCGGGCGGCGGGCCGTCGACGCGGCCGCCGACCACTACACGCCCACAGAGTTGCTCGCGGCCCGCGAGTTCCTCGATTTCGTCAACATCCGACCGGACCACGACTTCGAGGCCGCCGGGCTGAAAGGCGAGATCGAGAAGCTCGCAGAGCAGTAG
- a CDS encoding methyl-accepting chemotaxis protein — MADIAAGPDQSHGRRSWGATLREFVEYTPSGDTIPDETWRGRHRNILLLLVAHVPFLLALGLADGTESMVTGAQLPEIPVTNVLAEVGVVVTLAIVAWLPLFKRRTRTALATLGLVTTSGFLVHFSGGYIEAHFHFFVVMAVVAVYEDWLPFVLGIGYVALQHGYFGMIDPSRVYNHAAAINNPWAWAFIHAAFVLCLAGALMAHWYSTERSREQAREQLQQARAKTAEVEDLEAKQAEIERAKAEAEEAKAEAEAKREEVEQLYERLEADADDYSAAMARAANGDLTVRLETDSDSEAMAQIAVSFNEMIAETEATMQEIQSFAQEVADASMQANASADEVKQASEGMSGSIQEIASGANEQRERLASVADEMTDLSATVEEVAASAETVADRSSETAEIAEAGERTAQEAIENAREVQSAIDETVDNVELLDEQMAEISEIVELIGDIAEQTNMLALNANIEAARAGGESGTGGGEGFTVVANEVKQLAEETQESAAEIEQRIERTQSQTDATVETARSAEADMQAEVEAVEAVADSFRQVAENAEKTDDGIQQISETTDDQAASTEEAVSMVEAVADISESTADETESASAAAQQQAASMNQVSTSVEALSEQAERLQTLLAKFEVNATATDGGADPGTGDRDRDAGRR; from the coding sequence ATGGCGGACATCGCAGCGGGGCCAGACCAGAGCCACGGTCGACGAAGCTGGGGAGCGACACTCCGAGAGTTCGTCGAGTACACGCCGAGCGGCGACACGATTCCCGACGAGACGTGGCGTGGACGCCACCGAAATATCCTCCTCTTGCTGGTGGCACACGTGCCCTTCCTGCTGGCACTCGGTCTCGCCGACGGAACGGAGTCGATGGTGACCGGCGCGCAGTTGCCCGAGATCCCAGTGACGAACGTCCTGGCGGAAGTCGGCGTCGTCGTCACGCTGGCGATCGTTGCGTGGCTGCCGCTGTTCAAGCGGCGAACTCGAACCGCGCTCGCGACGCTGGGGCTCGTGACGACCTCGGGATTCCTGGTCCACTTCTCGGGGGGCTACATCGAGGCGCACTTCCACTTTTTCGTCGTGATGGCCGTCGTCGCCGTCTACGAGGATTGGCTCCCCTTCGTCCTGGGGATCGGCTACGTCGCGCTCCAGCACGGCTACTTCGGCATGATCGATCCGAGCCGGGTGTACAACCACGCCGCCGCGATCAACAACCCGTGGGCCTGGGCGTTCATCCACGCCGCGTTCGTCCTGTGCCTGGCCGGCGCGCTGATGGCACACTGGTACTCGACCGAGCGGTCCCGAGAGCAAGCCCGGGAGCAGCTTCAGCAGGCCCGCGCCAAGACCGCAGAGGTCGAGGATCTGGAGGCCAAGCAGGCGGAGATCGAGCGCGCGAAAGCCGAGGCCGAGGAGGCGAAAGCCGAGGCGGAGGCCAAACGCGAAGAGGTCGAGCAGTTGTACGAGCGACTGGAGGCCGACGCCGACGACTACAGCGCAGCGATGGCACGAGCGGCAAACGGCGACCTCACCGTGCGCCTCGAAACCGACAGCGACAGCGAAGCGATGGCCCAGATCGCGGTCTCGTTCAACGAGATGATCGCAGAGACGGAAGCGACGATGCAGGAGATCCAGTCGTTCGCCCAGGAAGTCGCGGACGCCAGCATGCAAGCAAACGCCAGCGCCGACGAGGTCAAACAGGCCAGCGAGGGCATGAGCGGTTCGATACAGGAGATTGCGAGCGGCGCGAACGAACAGCGCGAGCGGCTCGCCAGCGTCGCCGACGAGATGACCGACCTCTCGGCGACGGTCGAGGAGGTGGCCGCGTCGGCCGAGACGGTCGCCGACAGATCGAGCGAGACGGCCGAAATCGCCGAGGCCGGCGAGAGGACCGCACAGGAGGCGATCGAGAACGCACGCGAGGTCCAGTCCGCCATCGACGAGACGGTCGACAACGTCGAACTCCTGGACGAACAGATGGCCGAGATCAGCGAGATCGTCGAGCTGATCGGCGACATCGCCGAGCAGACGAACATGCTGGCGCTCAACGCCAACATCGAGGCTGCTCGTGCCGGCGGCGAGAGCGGGACCGGTGGCGGTGAGGGGTTCACCGTCGTCGCCAACGAGGTCAAGCAACTGGCCGAGGAGACCCAGGAGTCGGCCGCCGAGATCGAACAGCGGATCGAGCGGACCCAGAGCCAGACCGACGCGACCGTCGAAACGGCCCGCAGCGCCGAAGCGGACATGCAGGCGGAGGTCGAGGCCGTCGAAGCGGTCGCCGACTCGTTCCGGCAGGTCGCCGAAAACGCCGAGAAGACCGACGACGGCATCCAGCAGATCAGCGAGACGACCGACGATCAGGCGGCAAGCACCGAGGAAGCCGTCTCGATGGTCGAAGCGGTCGCAGACATCAGCGAGTCGACGGCGGACGAGACCGAGAGCGCGTCCGCGGCGGCCCAGCAACAGGCCGCGTCGATGAACCAGGTCAGCACCAGCGTCGAGGCCCTCAGCGAGCAGGCCGAGCGCCTCCAGACGCTCCTGGCGAAGTTCGAGGTGAACGCGACGGCGACGGACGGCGGGGCCGACCCAGGAACGGGCGACCGCGATCGCGACGCCGGCCGCCGCTGA
- a CDS encoding FAD-dependent oxidoreductase, whose translation MHDVVIVGGGPAGLSGALFTEKNGLDTVVFDTDETWMHKAHLFNYLGIDSMDGSEFVAQSREQVEEFGVTLRDEAVTAVEETAEGFAVATEAVSEAGEAGDQTGGDQTVEGRYLVLATGADRSLADSLGCSFTDEDTVDVTVSMETSVEDAYATGAMVRAEEWQAVISAGDGAAAALNILSKEKGEHFHDFDVPADAE comes from the coding sequence ATGCACGACGTTGTCATCGTCGGCGGCGGCCCCGCCGGCCTGAGTGGTGCCCTGTTCACCGAGAAGAACGGTCTCGACACTGTGGTCTTCGACACCGACGAGACGTGGATGCACAAGGCACACCTGTTCAACTACCTCGGCATCGACTCGATGGACGGCTCCGAGTTCGTCGCCCAGTCTCGCGAGCAGGTCGAGGAGTTCGGCGTCACGCTGCGAGACGAGGCAGTGACGGCCGTCGAAGAGACCGCCGAGGGGTTCGCGGTGGCGACCGAAGCGGTGTCCGAGGCCGGCGAGGCCGGCGACCAGACCGGGGGCGACCAGACCGTCGAAGGGCGCTACCTCGTGCTCGCGACCGGCGCGGACCGGTCGCTGGCCGACTCGCTGGGCTGTTCGTTCACCGACGAGGACACCGTCGACGTGACGGTCTCGATGGAGACCAGCGTCGAAGACGCCTACGCCACCGGCGCGATGGTCCGGGCAGAGGAGTGGCAGGCGGTCATCTCGGCTGGCGACGGCGCGGCGGCGGCGCTGAACATCCTCTCGAAGGAGAAAGGCGAGCACTTCCACGACTTCGACGTGCCGGCCGACGCCGAGTAA
- a CDS encoding DUF3267 domain-containing protein, whose product MPTSEHDLDDTLLPETPDGYAPPVEFRYSMSAVVALVAVLTPAALVASASMLRIGQGDALPALFGYEATADGFSFSVPVVLAVVFAATVAVVTALHELVHGIVLRFQGYDVSYGVVPRMGAFYAAAFHQFQHRDETRLVAIAPLLVLDVLLIPLVFVPIPMLAFAAFVGFLVNTAGSAGDLYVAWRLQRYPPGTLVYDADIRHMYVFVPKE is encoded by the coding sequence ATGCCCACGAGCGAACACGATCTCGACGACACGCTCCTGCCCGAGACGCCCGACGGGTACGCCCCGCCAGTTGAGTTTCGGTATTCGATGAGCGCCGTGGTCGCTCTCGTGGCAGTCCTCACGCCCGCTGCACTGGTCGCATCTGCCTCGATGCTACGCATCGGCCAGGGAGACGCGCTCCCGGCGCTGTTCGGCTACGAGGCCACCGCCGACGGCTTCTCGTTCTCGGTGCCCGTCGTCCTCGCGGTCGTGTTCGCCGCGACCGTCGCCGTCGTGACCGCGCTCCACGAACTGGTCCACGGGATCGTCTTGCGGTTCCAGGGCTACGACGTGTCGTACGGTGTCGTTCCGCGGATGGGGGCGTTCTACGCGGCGGCCTTCCACCAGTTCCAGCACCGCGACGAGACGCGACTCGTCGCTATCGCGCCCCTACTCGTCCTTGACGTACTCTTGATCCCGCTGGTGTTCGTTCCGATCCCGATGCTCGCCTTCGCCGCCTTCGTCGGCTTCCTCGTCAACACGGCGGGATCTGCCGGCGACCTCTACGTCGCCTGGCGACTCCAGCGTTACCCGCCGGGGACGCTGGTCTACGACGCCGACATCCGGCACATGTACGTCTTCGTCCCCAAGGAGTGA
- a CDS encoding type II toxin-antitoxin system death-on-curing family toxin, giving the protein MVDESERDREIEVESEGIDEPWYPNPGDIVEIHDEVLEDDPKAEPGLKHRGDIEYAVDHIKHGHFGEGPETLHEKAYQLMRLIAANHPFVDGNKRTALASTMYFYFWNGYDLSYQEELESMLVLISIREDFIDPDVAVEYLDSIAEEFTAGEYLKLVTETFDLLLDVSENMTPDDENSG; this is encoded by the coding sequence ATGGTTGATGAATCGGAGAGGGATCGAGAGATCGAGGTCGAGAGCGAGGGTATCGACGAACCGTGGTATCCGAATCCCGGAGATATCGTCGAGATCCACGATGAGGTCCTCGAAGACGATCCCAAAGCCGAACCCGGTCTGAAACATCGTGGTGACATAGAGTACGCCGTCGATCACATCAAGCACGGACATTTCGGCGAAGGTCCCGAAACACTGCACGAGAAAGCGTATCAACTGATGCGTCTCATCGCCGCGAACCACCCGTTCGTGGACGGAAACAAGCGGACAGCACTCGCCAGCACGATGTACTTCTACTTCTGGAACGGATACGATCTATCGTACCAGGAAGAACTCGAATCAATGCTCGTTCTCATTTCGATCCGTGAAGACTTCATCGACCCCGATGTTGCTGTCGAGTATCTCGACAGTATCGCAGAGGAGTTCACAGCGGGTGAGTATCTGAAGTTGGTGACTGAAACGTTCGATCTCCTGCTCGATGTCTCCGAGAACATGACGCCGGACGACGAAAATAGTGGCTGA
- a CDS encoding SRPBCC family protein, giving the protein MSVYERSVRVDAPLADVWEFHSTGDGLEALTPDWMNLVIEESRGPDGEPDPDVLTEGSVIVSSVRPLGVGPRQTWTSEIVAREESDEHAMFRDHMTEGPFAHWLHTHRFVAEGDATLVHDRIEYQFPGGPLGKAIGPFAYVGFEPMFRYRHRTTRQLLE; this is encoded by the coding sequence ATGAGCGTCTACGAGCGGTCGGTTCGCGTCGATGCGCCACTGGCAGACGTGTGGGAGTTTCACTCGACCGGGGACGGGCTGGAAGCCCTGACGCCGGACTGGATGAACCTCGTCATAGAGGAGTCACGCGGCCCCGACGGCGAACCGGACCCCGACGTGCTCACGGAAGGGTCCGTCATCGTCTCGTCGGTCCGGCCGCTGGGTGTCGGACCGCGCCAGACCTGGACTTCCGAGATCGTCGCCCGCGAGGAGAGCGACGAGCACGCGATGTTCCGCGACCACATGACCGAGGGACCCTTCGCCCACTGGCTGCACACCCACCGGTTCGTCGCGGAGGGCGACGCGACGCTGGTCCACGATCGGATCGAGTACCAGTTCCCCGGTGGCCCGCTCGGCAAAGCGATCGGTCCCTTCGCCTACGTCGGCTTCGAGCCGATGTTCCGGTACCGACACCGGACCACGAGGCAGCTGTTAGAGTAG
- a CDS encoding DMT family transporter, protein MSDSVARPRLALAVAVVAISTSAILVRWSTAPPVVAAFYRVLLTTALLAPLLLARHADALGDLSGRHLLAAGLTGVALAAHFATWFESLSWTSVAASVTLVQSQPIFVVTGAWLLLNERVTGRTVLGVVVAIGGIVVMSLGDLLGGTAVGPRPLYGNALALVGGLMAASYVLAGRSLRQRLPLLPYVTVVYGVAALALLAVVLAQGHPLTGYESREWLLFLGMAVGPGILGHTLVNWSLAHVESSLVSVTLLGEPLGSALLALLLLTEVPSSWTVAGGAVVLAGITLTARSSE, encoded by the coding sequence GTGAGCGACAGTGTTGCCCGGCCGCGTCTCGCGCTCGCCGTCGCGGTCGTCGCGATCAGCACGAGCGCGATCCTGGTCCGCTGGAGTACGGCCCCGCCAGTCGTCGCCGCGTTCTACCGTGTCCTGCTGACGACCGCGCTGCTGGCTCCCCTCTTGCTCGCTCGCCACGCCGACGCGCTCGGCGACCTCTCCGGCCGGCACCTGCTGGCCGCCGGCCTCACCGGGGTGGCGCTGGCCGCGCACTTCGCGACCTGGTTCGAGAGCCTCTCGTGGACCAGCGTCGCCGCCAGCGTCACGCTCGTCCAGTCCCAGCCGATCTTCGTCGTCACGGGCGCGTGGCTCCTCCTGAACGAGCGCGTGACCGGGCGGACGGTCCTGGGAGTCGTCGTCGCGATCGGCGGGATCGTCGTCATGTCGCTCGGCGATCTGCTGGGCGGGACGGCCGTCGGCCCGCGACCGCTGTACGGCAACGCCCTCGCGCTGGTCGGCGGGCTGATGGCCGCCAGCTACGTCCTCGCCGGCCGGTCGCTCCGGCAGCGACTCCCCCTGCTCCCCTACGTCACCGTCGTCTACGGCGTCGCCGCGCTGGCGCTGCTGGCGGTCGTCCTCGCACAGGGGCACCCGCTGACGGGCTACGAGAGCCGGGAGTGGCTCCTCTTTCTCGGCATGGCCGTCGGTCCCGGCATCCTCGGGCACACGCTCGTGAACTGGTCGCTGGCTCACGTCGAATCGAGCCTGGTCAGCGTGACGCTGCTTGGCGAACCGCTGGGCAGCGCGCTCCTGGCGTTGCTCTTGCTCACGGAAGTGCCGTCGTCGTGGACCGTCGCGGGCGGAGCGGTCGTCCTGGCCGGGATCACGCTGACCGCGCGGTCGTCGGAGTGA
- a CDS encoding CoA ester lyase codes for MARRSVLFAPGDQPEKLRKAADSGADVVVFDLEDAVVPDRKQAAREAVRDVLATVESTCELCVRVNPVDDGAARDLSVVLSGGEPDSVMAPKVPDADAVETLVGMLAERDASVPVLALVESAAGVLHAEAIAAADATDALLFGAEDLAGDLGATRTESGREVAHARQHALLAARAAGVDAIDTHYPAYEDEAGLREAATEARRLGYDGKMVIHPAQVPVVNAAFTPDDEAIAWARRIIEASEAADERARGVFVVDGEMIDAPQVRQAERILARAAE; via the coding sequence ATGGCTCGACGGAGCGTCCTCTTTGCCCCCGGAGACCAGCCCGAGAAACTGCGGAAGGCGGCCGACAGCGGGGCCGATGTCGTCGTCTTCGACCTCGAAGACGCCGTCGTTCCCGACCGGAAGCAGGCCGCACGCGAGGCGGTCCGCGACGTGCTGGCGACGGTCGAGTCGACGTGTGAACTGTGCGTGCGGGTCAACCCGGTCGACGACGGCGCGGCCAGAGACCTCTCGGTCGTCCTGTCGGGTGGCGAGCCCGACAGCGTGATGGCTCCGAAGGTACCTGACGCCGACGCCGTCGAGACGCTGGTCGGGATGCTCGCCGAACGCGACGCGAGCGTCCCGGTCCTGGCACTCGTCGAGTCGGCCGCTGGCGTCCTCCACGCCGAGGCGATCGCCGCCGCCGACGCGACCGACGCGCTCCTGTTCGGTGCCGAGGATCTGGCGGGCGATCTCGGGGCGACCCGGACCGAGAGCGGTCGCGAGGTCGCCCACGCGCGCCAGCACGCACTGCTGGCGGCACGCGCGGCGGGCGTCGACGCGATCGACACCCACTATCCGGCGTACGAGGACGAGGCGGGACTGCGCGAGGCGGCCACGGAGGCCCGGCGGCTGGGCTACGACGGTAAGATGGTGATTCATCCGGCGCAGGTCCCGGTCGTCAACGCGGCGTTCACGCCGGACGACGAGGCCATCGCCTGGGCGCGCCGGATCATCGAGGCCAGCGAGGCGGCCGACGAGCGAGCGCGTGGCGTGTTCGTCGTCGACGGGGAGATGATCGACGCGCCACAGGTTCGCCAGGCCGAGCGCATCCTGGCGCGGGCAGCGGAGTGA
- a CDS encoding Glu/Leu/Phe/Val dehydrogenase, whose amino-acid sequence MSEVNPFESLQEQIDDAAAFVAVPDDALERLKRPERVLETTLSVELDDGSIETFRAFRSQFNGDRGPYKGGIRYHPQVSREEVTALSGWMVYKCAAVDIPYGGGKGGIAFDPSDYSESEVERITRAFATELRPLIGEDRDVPAPDVNTGQREMNWLKDTYETLENTTAPGVVTGKAIESGGSEGRVEATGRSVAIVAREAFDYLGGDIADATVAVQGYGNAGSVAAELIAQQGGTVVAVSDSSGAVYDSSGIDTSAAKSFKRETGSVTGFEGASEELTNRELLTLDVDLLVPAALENAIDAAIARDVRADVIVEAANGPLTPDADDVLADREVAVFPDILANAGGVTVSYFEWVQNRQRFSWSLERVNDELEAVITSAFDSLIERYEATDAPTLRTAMYAVAIERVHRAATEAGTWP is encoded by the coding sequence ATGTCCGAGGTCAATCCCTTCGAGAGCCTCCAGGAGCAGATCGACGACGCCGCAGCGTTCGTCGCGGTCCCCGACGACGCGCTCGAACGCCTCAAGCGGCCGGAACGAGTCCTCGAAACGACGCTGTCGGTCGAGCTGGACGACGGCTCGATCGAGACGTTTCGCGCCTTCCGGTCGCAGTTCAACGGCGATCGCGGCCCGTACAAGGGCGGAATCCGCTATCACCCGCAGGTCTCTCGCGAGGAGGTCACGGCCCTCTCGGGGTGGATGGTGTACAAATGCGCTGCCGTCGACATCCCCTATGGCGGCGGCAAGGGCGGGATCGCCTTCGACCCCAGCGACTACTCCGAGAGCGAGGTCGAGCGCATCACCCGCGCGTTCGCGACGGAACTGCGGCCGCTGATCGGCGAGGATCGGGACGTGCCAGCGCCCGACGTGAACACGGGCCAGCGCGAGATGAACTGGCTCAAAGACACCTACGAGACCCTGGAGAACACGACTGCGCCCGGCGTCGTCACCGGCAAGGCGATCGAGTCCGGCGGCAGCGAGGGCCGCGTCGAGGCGACTGGCCGGTCGGTCGCGATCGTCGCTCGCGAGGCCTTCGACTACCTCGGCGGGGACATCGCCGACGCCACCGTCGCGGTCCAGGGGTACGGCAACGCGGGCTCTGTCGCGGCCGAACTGATCGCCCAGCAGGGCGGGACCGTCGTCGCGGTCTCTGACTCCTCGGGGGCGGTGTACGACTCGTCGGGGATCGACACCAGCGCGGCCAAGTCGTTCAAGCGCGAAACCGGATCGGTGACGGGCTTCGAGGGAGCCAGCGAGGAGCTGACCAACCGCGAGTTGCTCACGCTGGACGTGGATCTGCTCGTGCCGGCGGCCCTGGAAAACGCCATCGACGCCGCCATCGCGCGTGACGTACGCGCAGACGTGATCGTCGAGGCCGCGAACGGTCCGCTGACTCCCGACGCCGACGACGTACTGGCAGACCGCGAGGTCGCCGTCTTCCCCGACATCCTCGCCAACGCTGGCGGCGTCACGGTGTCGTACTTCGAGTGGGTCCAGAACCGACAGCGCTTCTCGTGGTCGCTGGAGCGGGTCAACGACGAACTGGAGGCCGTGATCACGTCGGCGTTCGACTCTCTGATCGAGCGGTACGAGGCGACCGACGCGCCGACGCTGCGGACCGCGATGTACGCCGTCGCGATCGAGCGGGTCCACCGCGCGGCCACGGAAGCCGGGACCTGGCCCTGA